The following proteins come from a genomic window of Halomarina ordinaria:
- a CDS encoding YbhB/YbcL family Raf kinase inhibitor-like protein: MTTPLDGEIEQEGDLKLTSPAFDDGDRMPDSVGYANENEHPPLHVSGVPEDAESLVLVMDDPDAEAVAGHVWDHWLVYNVDPDTEAIPAGETPEGAITSYNDFVEQDWGGPAPPEGEHDYYFKLLALDTTLDYPAGIRKARLGSAIAMEATILAQTQLVGRYDAEQGTAF; the protein is encoded by the coding sequence ATGACGACACCACTCGACGGGGAAATCGAACAGGAGGGAGACCTGAAACTGACGAGTCCGGCGTTCGACGACGGCGACCGGATGCCCGATTCGGTGGGCTACGCCAACGAGAACGAACACCCGCCGCTCCACGTCAGCGGCGTCCCCGAGGACGCGGAATCGCTCGTGCTCGTCATGGACGACCCCGACGCGGAGGCGGTCGCCGGACACGTCTGGGACCACTGGCTGGTGTACAACGTCGACCCCGACACGGAGGCGATTCCGGCGGGGGAGACGCCCGAAGGCGCAATCACCTCGTACAACGACTTCGTCGAGCAGGACTGGGGCGGCCCGGCACCGCCGGAGGGCGAACACGACTACTACTTCAAACTGCTCGCGCTGGACACGACGCTCGACTACCCGGCCGGCATCAGGAAGGCACGGCTGGGGTCGGCCATCGCGATGGAGGCGACCATTCTCGCTCAGACGCAACTCGTCGGACGGTACGACGCGGAGCAGGGGACGGCGTTCTAG
- a CDS encoding UvrD-helicase domain-containing protein has protein sequence MTEEPKEIQLTGEQKDALVQGRNVAITAGAGTGKTTTLTERYVTILAENPSLTPENIVTITFTRKAATELTERVREQVYDRLEAVDSPEAYHRWRNVLDDLEDGYVHTIHAFCTRLLRERAVEAPVPLGFDVLDEDGAATLQREVVTEFLERNQDDDDVALLAQIWGRDQLVAVLAGLLDERPQSEAVLDEWGDAQVDDYVDVLWEVVCDLDVADARKTLYADGLIELLRTVAGRVDREAAISDEDGLRAYRTFTEVATTLPDEPKESDPRDCQRAILELYEACEKENGGLYSSSGYVVGDRNDWGEYGDVYDDLKDAIDAVISAVESHVDAVETTPGELESNSAHYALALMRVFDDLLAAYTAEKERRDTLDFPDVIETTLEFLRATDAVTKRLREQFAAVMVDEFQDTDPRQWELVKLLTGVEEGTASNVFLVGDEKQSIYGFRGADVTTFGEARAELQAVNEARGVDDVPDNDAESPTTLELSGNFRTLDEPLSFLNELFEYLFQPEGDHHAPFEAPPQELTTERDRVENIEGLTGSVEYLAVPDDADTAAELFGDDHPVAEGALDHTIEAEAQALAARLTHLFDDPPTIQDPDTGVHRDATPDDVAILLRRRTHLDRYQRALEEYDIPYTVVGGVGFYDTPEVQALTNLLRVLGDPRDDVSLYGVLRSPLFGFTDDRLAPAVAEAESVWDALGETDDPQLAEAFDLLSRWRTLSGCATPSEDGVLPWNRLLSRVIDDTGYLASVSADERGRQAVANVEKFRDQVRTWSENGVHTTAGLLHRIDRQVEIDPREGEADIPGDVEGVRIMTIHSAKGLEFPIVTVPDLGSDLNFGRSVDDHGYVQLVDGTDDAPPVPAVGGPNPSDAFSIEKTAVHEYADRQSRPQERAESKRLLYVACTRTRDHLFLCGTHDIDVDESGTIELGEPAAFDDADRWRDWLQPALLDGALVAEAVRDGQARGEMDRASYTVRRPPHPVDWDTDANAVDSPPEISIPSPPTLAPAKRIAATALVNAVADASTDGHSYSQREGSAGLSPTTFGTVVHRINELRPPRDDWPTLIRRLSRMAGEEPTETDLKDAVDHATDAVEFVDQVETNSQLQAVYDEYSVVARIGESRIVGDIDRLLVTPDAYHIIDYKTNDLSSTTSDDLAEHYRPQMLAYALALLQHNPDRSIRASLRFTDAGIEERFEWGPSEHSVIESDLRSMAELISEY, from the coding sequence ATGACTGAGGAACCCAAGGAGATTCAGCTCACAGGGGAACAGAAGGATGCGCTCGTCCAGGGCCGGAACGTCGCGATCACTGCCGGCGCCGGGACCGGGAAGACGACGACGCTGACCGAGCGGTACGTGACGATACTGGCCGAAAACCCGTCGCTCACCCCGGAGAATATCGTCACGATCACCTTCACACGAAAGGCCGCTACCGAACTGACCGAGCGCGTCCGGGAACAGGTGTACGACCGACTCGAAGCCGTCGATTCACCAGAGGCCTACCACCGCTGGCGAAACGTCCTCGACGATTTGGAGGATGGCTACGTTCACACCATTCACGCGTTCTGTACCCGGCTCTTGCGAGAACGGGCCGTCGAGGCCCCGGTCCCGCTCGGGTTTGACGTGCTCGATGAAGACGGCGCCGCGACACTCCAACGCGAGGTCGTGACCGAGTTCCTCGAACGAAACCAGGATGATGACGATGTCGCGCTCCTCGCTCAGATCTGGGGTCGCGACCAGTTGGTCGCCGTACTCGCAGGACTACTTGACGAACGCCCACAGAGCGAGGCCGTTCTCGATGAGTGGGGTGACGCCCAGGTTGACGACTACGTCGACGTCCTCTGGGAGGTCGTCTGTGACCTCGACGTTGCCGATGCTCGAAAGACGCTGTATGCGGACGGACTCATCGAGCTGCTACGCACGGTCGCGGGTCGCGTCGACCGCGAGGCCGCGATCTCCGATGAGGATGGCCTTCGAGCCTACCGGACCTTCACTGAGGTCGCGACCACACTCCCTGACGAGCCTAAAGAGAGCGATCCTCGCGACTGTCAGCGGGCAATCCTCGAGCTTTACGAGGCCTGTGAGAAGGAGAACGGCGGCCTGTACAGCAGTTCCGGGTACGTCGTCGGTGATCGGAACGATTGGGGTGAGTACGGTGACGTCTACGATGACTTGAAGGACGCCATCGACGCGGTCATCTCGGCCGTTGAGTCACATGTGGATGCGGTCGAGACGACGCCCGGCGAACTGGAATCGAATAGTGCTCACTACGCGCTCGCTCTGATGCGGGTCTTCGACGACCTACTTGCAGCCTACACAGCTGAGAAGGAGCGCCGCGATACGCTCGACTTCCCTGACGTGATCGAGACGACCCTCGAATTCTTGCGAGCCACCGATGCGGTTACGAAGCGGCTTCGAGAGCAGTTTGCGGCCGTGATGGTCGACGAGTTCCAGGACACGGATCCGCGCCAGTGGGAGCTGGTCAAGCTCCTCACGGGCGTCGAGGAAGGGACAGCGTCGAACGTCTTCCTGGTTGGCGACGAGAAACAGAGCATCTACGGATTCCGTGGGGCCGACGTGACGACGTTTGGGGAGGCAAGAGCGGAACTTCAGGCCGTCAATGAAGCGCGTGGCGTCGACGACGTTCCCGACAACGACGCCGAGAGTCCGACGACGCTCGAACTCTCCGGGAACTTCCGGACGCTGGACGAGCCGCTGTCGTTTCTAAACGAGCTCTTCGAGTACCTGTTCCAGCCGGAGGGTGACCACCACGCACCCTTCGAAGCGCCACCACAGGAGCTGACCACGGAGCGCGACCGGGTCGAAAACATCGAGGGACTGACCGGCAGCGTCGAGTATCTCGCTGTCCCCGACGACGCCGATACGGCGGCGGAGCTCTTTGGCGACGACCATCCGGTCGCCGAAGGAGCGCTTGACCACACCATCGAGGCCGAGGCGCAAGCGCTCGCTGCTCGACTGACTCATCTGTTCGACGATCCGCCGACAATCCAAGACCCCGACACAGGTGTTCATCGCGACGCCACACCCGACGACGTTGCGATCCTCCTCCGCCGGCGAACACATCTGGATCGGTATCAGCGGGCGCTCGAGGAGTACGACATTCCCTACACTGTCGTCGGTGGCGTCGGGTTCTACGATACGCCCGAGGTCCAGGCGCTCACGAACCTGCTTCGGGTGCTTGGTGACCCACGGGACGACGTTTCCCTCTACGGGGTGCTTCGGTCACCGTTGTTCGGGTTCACCGATGATCGCCTCGCACCGGCGGTCGCGGAGGCCGAGTCAGTGTGGGACGCGCTCGGCGAGACGGACGACCCGCAACTGGCGGAGGCCTTCGACCTCCTGTCGAGGTGGCGGACCCTCAGTGGCTGCGCGACGCCGTCCGAGGATGGCGTCCTCCCGTGGAACCGCCTGCTGTCGCGCGTGATTGACGATACTGGCTATTTAGCGAGCGTAAGCGCTGACGAACGCGGTCGACAGGCCGTCGCGAACGTCGAGAAGTTCCGCGATCAGGTCCGCACCTGGAGCGAGAACGGGGTTCACACCACTGCCGGATTGCTCCACCGTATCGACCGACAAGTCGAAATCGACCCCCGTGAGGGGGAGGCCGATATTCCCGGAGACGTCGAGGGCGTTCGGATAATGACGATCCATTCTGCGAAAGGACTCGAGTTTCCGATCGTCACCGTCCCCGATCTCGGGAGTGACCTCAACTTCGGTCGCTCCGTCGACGACCATGGGTACGTTCAACTCGTGGACGGAACTGATGACGCGCCGCCGGTGCCGGCGGTTGGTGGGCCGAATCCGAGCGATGCGTTTTCGATCGAGAAGACGGCCGTCCACGAATACGCCGATCGGCAGTCGCGTCCTCAGGAACGGGCGGAGTCGAAACGGCTCCTCTACGTTGCGTGTACACGAACGCGGGATCACCTCTTCCTCTGCGGCACGCACGATATCGACGTCGACGAGTCCGGGACAATCGAACTCGGCGAGCCTGCAGCCTTCGACGACGCAGACCGGTGGCGCGACTGGTTACAGCCAGCCCTCCTCGACGGAGCACTCGTCGCCGAGGCGGTTCGAGATGGACAGGCCCGTGGCGAGATGGATAGGGCCAGCTATACCGTTCGTAGGCCGCCGCACCCAGTAGACTGGGATACTGATGCCAACGCTGTGGATTCTCCGCCCGAGATTTCGATACCCTCGCCACCGACGCTGGCGCCGGCGAAGCGGATTGCGGCTACGGCACTCGTGAATGCGGTGGCGGATGCGTCTACGGACGGTCACAGTTACTCTCAGCGTGAGGGGTCGGCCGGACTGAGCCCCACGACGTTTGGGACGGTCGTCCACCGGATTAACGAACTCCGCCCACCGAGAGACGACTGGCCAACCCTGATTCGACGTCTGAGTCGGATGGCCGGTGAGGAGCCGACGGAAACAGACCTCAAGGACGCTGTCGATCACGCTACTGATGCGGTCGAATTTGTGGACCAAGTTGAGACCAATTCCCAGCTCCAAGCGGTCTACGACGAATACTCTGTTGTCGCTCGAATTGGTGAGTCGCGGATCGTTGGTGATATCGACCGACTGCTTGTCACTCCAGACGCATACCACATTATCGACTACAAGACCAACGACCTCTCATCTACGACGTCGGATGATCTAGCAGAACACTATCGACCTCAGATGCTCGCGTACGCGCTGGCTCTCCTACAGCATAATCCCGATCGCAGTATTCGTGCCTCACTTCGATTCACCGATGCCGGCATCGAAGAACGGTTTGAATGGGGCCCGAGCGAGCACTCTGTAATCGAATCTGACCTTCGTTCTATGGCGGAATTGATTTCTGAATATTGA
- a CDS encoding site-specific integrase has translation MTKRERIRVLKERIRAGGGANFYDDERYADDTISDDDAGTLLTVSDQFDLHDYSDNRHEKLLRHLVRVAEKVGGLTDALEDREAAEELVRWVNREYDNPRTKCDYRLAIRAMGKHALRRGTKGDPPESIDWMSANTPRNYNPKPSRADMLEWEEDVLPLINDGTNPARNKALFAVQFEGGFRPHCELYEMKVGDVKDTSYGVEIEVDGKTGQRSVTMILALPYLNRWLGDHHPCPGDDDAYLWVKSNGERMSYTTFQRYFKRAADRIDLEKPVTPKNFRKSNATWLAKLGKNESFIEDRQGRQRGSDAISHYVAMYGEDRAREYASMHGQDVETEDPEDYTPITCPRCRRQTPRDKDVCMWCNQALDHDTFEDLEETKTTVRDMALQLFQEDGEFVEDVVTRKAVTQMMLNDDDFFEEALDVAENLDIDLPTAVE, from the coding sequence ATGACGAAGCGCGAACGCATCCGCGTTTTGAAAGAGCGCATTCGAGCCGGCGGCGGGGCCAACTTCTACGACGATGAGCGATATGCAGACGACACGATCAGCGACGACGACGCTGGAACGCTGCTCACCGTCTCCGATCAGTTCGACCTCCACGACTACAGCGACAATCGTCACGAGAAACTCCTCAGGCACCTCGTCCGCGTAGCCGAGAAGGTCGGCGGCTTGACCGACGCACTCGAGGACCGCGAAGCTGCTGAGGAACTCGTCCGCTGGGTCAATCGGGAGTACGACAACCCCCGGACGAAGTGCGATTACCGGCTGGCGATCCGCGCCATGGGCAAGCACGCGCTCCGCCGTGGAACGAAGGGCGATCCGCCGGAATCCATCGACTGGATGTCCGCGAACACGCCGCGAAACTACAATCCGAAACCGTCGCGTGCCGACATGCTCGAGTGGGAAGAGGACGTCCTCCCGCTCATCAACGACGGGACAAACCCGGCCCGCAACAAGGCTCTGTTCGCCGTCCAGTTCGAGGGCGGGTTCCGACCGCACTGCGAACTCTATGAGATGAAGGTCGGTGACGTGAAGGACACTAGCTACGGTGTCGAAATCGAGGTCGACGGGAAGACCGGCCAGCGCTCGGTGACGATGATTCTCGCTCTGCCGTACCTGAACCGCTGGCTCGGCGACCATCATCCATGTCCGGGTGACGACGACGCCTACCTCTGGGTGAAGTCGAACGGCGAGCGCATGAGCTACACGACCTTCCAACGCTACTTCAAGCGAGCTGCCGACCGCATCGACCTCGAAAAGCCCGTCACGCCGAAGAACTTCCGGAAGTCGAATGCGACGTGGCTCGCCAAGCTCGGCAAGAACGAGTCGTTCATCGAGGACCGACAGGGACGCCAGCGTGGGAGCGATGCCATCTCCCACTACGTCGCGATGTATGGGGAAGACCGAGCTCGCGAGTACGCGTCGATGCACGGGCAGGACGTCGAAACTGAGGATCCGGAGGACTACACGCCGATTACCTGCCCCCGATGCCGTCGACAGACGCCCCGTGACAAGGACGTCTGTATGTGGTGCAATCAGGCGCTCGACCACGACACTTTCGAGGACCTCGAAGAGACGAAGACGACGGTCAGAGACATGGCACTCCAGCTGTTCCAGGAGGACGGCGAATTCGTCGAGGACGTCGTCACCCGAAAGGCCGTCACCCAGATGATGCTGAACGACGACGACTTCTTCGAGGAGGCGCTCGACGTCGCTGAGAATCTCGACATCGACCTGCCGACCGCCGTCGAGTGA
- a CDS encoding SDR family NAD(P)-dependent oxidoreductase — translation MAFASDIAEQTVVITGAGSGIGRATARRFAREGATVAVTDIDVEGGEETVRLVEDEEGGTAAFYELDVRDYDAVESVLQSVAADHGGIDVLFNNAGINQFSLLEETSLEERDAMLDVNVNGVWNGSRAVLPLMRENGGGSIINISSVYGYLGYPTETTYCLTKGAVLNFTRALATEVGPEGIRVNAVAPGFIDTDMPMQFVEQQDDPEAVIAETEEMHALRRWGQPEEVANAVLFLASEESSFITGEYIAVAGGYDVM, via the coding sequence ATGGCATTCGCTAGCGATATCGCGGAACAGACCGTCGTCATCACCGGCGCCGGGAGTGGCATCGGACGAGCGACCGCTCGACGGTTCGCGCGCGAGGGCGCGACCGTCGCCGTCACGGACATCGACGTCGAGGGGGGCGAGGAGACGGTCCGCCTCGTCGAGGACGAGGAGGGCGGGACCGCGGCGTTCTACGAACTGGACGTCCGGGACTACGACGCCGTCGAGTCGGTGCTTCAGAGCGTCGCCGCCGACCACGGGGGCATCGACGTCCTGTTCAACAACGCGGGCATCAACCAGTTCTCGCTCCTCGAGGAGACGAGCCTCGAAGAGCGGGACGCGATGCTCGACGTCAACGTCAACGGGGTCTGGAACGGCAGTCGCGCCGTCCTCCCGCTGATGCGCGAGAACGGCGGCGGGTCGATAATCAACATCTCGTCGGTGTACGGCTACCTCGGCTACCCCACCGAGACGACCTACTGTCTGACGAAGGGTGCCGTCCTCAACTTCACGCGGGCGCTGGCGACGGAGGTCGGTCCGGAGGGCATCCGCGTGAACGCCGTCGCCCCCGGGTTCATCGACACGGACATGCCGATGCAGTTCGTCGAGCAGCAGGACGACCCCGAGGCGGTCATCGCGGAGACCGAGGAGATGCACGCCCTGCGACGGTGGGGCCAGCCCGAGGAGGTCGCGAACGCGGTCCTGTTCCTCGCGAGCGAGGAGTCGTCGTTCATCACCGGCGAGTACATCGCCGTCGCGGGCGGCTACGACGTGATGTAA
- a CDS encoding helix-turn-helix domain-containing protein yields MYEVLDDTAAQVLLAIESGDSIRRVAQHLHTPYETVRQAANRLEEAGYVHYDDGLSVVDDRVRNAARELVAASAGVSPPSIEEAYVIPQFGEWPFAFTRIDAVYVWTQGGYQVSRDPDDYPLFIAVREQDIDAWETFFASFGLPTASERQPSDEIDGPLQIVLDPQPSLEIEDVEGYPVIPRENTIEYMCDHYATFKSALAMLDRMYEDLDLGITYREREWSQT; encoded by the coding sequence ATGTACGAAGTGCTCGACGACACGGCGGCCCAGGTCCTCCTCGCCATCGAGAGTGGCGACTCCATCCGCCGCGTCGCCCAGCACCTCCACACACCCTACGAGACGGTTAGACAGGCAGCCAACCGGCTCGAGGAGGCAGGCTACGTCCACTATGATGATGGCCTCTCAGTTGTCGACGACCGCGTGCGCAATGCAGCGCGCGAGCTGGTCGCTGCGAGCGCCGGCGTCAGTCCGCCATCGATCGAGGAGGCGTACGTCATCCCGCAGTTCGGGGAGTGGCCGTTCGCCTTCACGCGGATCGACGCCGTCTACGTCTGGACCCAGGGCGGCTACCAGGTCAGCCGCGATCCCGACGATTACCCGCTGTTCATCGCTGTTCGCGAGCAGGACATCGACGCCTGGGAGACGTTCTTCGCATCATTCGGGCTGCCAACCGCCTCCGAGCGCCAGCCCAGCGACGAGATCGATGGGCCGCTGCAGATAGTTCTCGATCCACAGCCGTCACTCGAAATCGAGGATGTGGAAGGCTACCCGGTCATCCCCCGCGAGAACACGATTGAATACATGTGTGACCACTACGCGACCTTCAAGTCGGCGCTAGCGATGCTGGACCGGATGTACGAGGATCTCGATCTCGGCATCACATATCGAGAGAGGGAATGGTCGCAGACATGA
- a CDS encoding PD-(D/E)XK nuclease family protein: MDSTLLTGPKHARLEQRAFQRANDIATDSLGSILYITRNDARRSAVEDSWAASHDPLRLRAETLDAVIREWYEDLNGLVQPLSGQLNRRLTEYGLDRTTAETTGALAGEPASAALADSFSSRFSLFDDAGVGTADALAAEFEGSALDDRIATATVDAYRHYRDLHADYVDEWVCTRGEMFHAVASTERSLSALSPELDVVVLSGYHEFRPVERRVIERIVDELPMIALLPLHQDDRTGVDAVAEDALEIYESLDFETVELDHTDDAGRAFGTITQALYRPNPDTIPTPDALRWRELPTPEREIRFVARELRTELAIGRDPDDLAVVVPGTEAYSGYVEDTFDTFDIPHVTTAASQLDRTFTGSVVHDLLNLAEPDSRAEDLTSLLANPLVDVVEANQANAVTAAARRRDTVSVSPLLDDVDDEAAAVIEDLLATLETLRTGDVEDATETLRRLLDDQFDLEAATEDYASGAEQAVELRAHDLVDEVLSSFESLAAVSSDLSPLALLTRAFDGVPIRVPQRAAGGHIEVMGLLDARMRSFEKVFLVGLTSDHFPVTPERPAFFEEMTDIHPRFDTGDERLRGRYLFATLLANVDELTITTPETGDDESAVVRSPILDELQRVTGIEPEDGVDNRVGSREDLQRHVAETTDRRAAVSRAGDRGDLSPEQTKRTDRGLRCADNRGTTGLSEHDGVVEPETVAEVYPPSEREPYSASRIERYVECGFKFYADKVLGIEDPDDVEVVPTPLETGSYVHDVLERFFADLQDETEDGVDLTDFDRDDLATHLREIAVEELRDADFGYEGLFHERWKAELFAGLGDDGSAPYEAGSKPHNAPEQGLFTTFLDNELSRDSVARPHLLEAPFGEGLPDSDAGPFTVERPDGSTVSIRGYIDRVDVSRDGEQPILTLYDYKTGRAPYMTKTTGGTKFQLPIYLLAAANVVDGDLFEQGSLSATYYQVRPPNDLKVPRGVESKFDSEVELRRFLNDVVPEWLGQIDEAIGNGRFHTTLLSARGANCRYCDYRRACDVRHHRKREFVGEVHEDDAAYVPLRVRDDEDIEAVMSDD; this comes from the coding sequence ATGGATTCAACACTTCTTACCGGTCCGAAACACGCCCGATTGGAACAGCGGGCATTTCAGCGGGCTAATGACATTGCAACTGATTCCCTGGGCAGTATTCTCTACATAACTCGGAACGACGCTCGCCGCAGTGCGGTTGAGGATAGCTGGGCCGCGTCGCACGACCCGCTTCGTCTTCGTGCCGAGACACTTGATGCGGTCATTCGCGAGTGGTACGAGGACCTCAACGGTCTGGTCCAACCACTCTCAGGGCAGCTGAACCGCCGGCTCACGGAGTACGGACTCGACAGAACTACGGCCGAAACGACAGGGGCTCTCGCCGGCGAACCCGCCTCGGCTGCCCTCGCGGATTCGTTCAGTAGTCGCTTTTCACTCTTCGACGACGCCGGCGTCGGGACTGCCGACGCGCTGGCAGCGGAGTTCGAGGGCTCAGCGCTTGATGACCGTATTGCGACAGCCACCGTCGACGCCTATCGTCACTACCGGGATCTCCACGCCGACTACGTCGATGAGTGGGTCTGTACCCGGGGAGAGATGTTCCACGCCGTCGCTTCGACAGAGCGGTCGCTCTCGGCACTCTCACCGGAACTGGATGTCGTCGTCCTCTCTGGGTATCACGAGTTCCGCCCCGTCGAACGTCGCGTCATCGAACGAATCGTCGATGAACTCCCGATGATCGCACTGCTACCACTCCATCAGGATGACCGGACTGGTGTCGACGCCGTGGCGGAAGACGCCCTAGAAATTTACGAATCGCTGGACTTCGAGACGGTAGAACTCGATCACACCGATGATGCCGGGCGGGCCTTCGGAACGATCACCCAAGCTCTCTATCGCCCGAACCCCGACACTATTCCGACTCCTGATGCTCTGCGATGGCGGGAACTCCCCACGCCCGAGCGTGAAATTCGCTTCGTAGCCCGCGAACTCCGAACTGAGCTGGCCATTGGACGGGATCCCGACGACCTCGCCGTCGTCGTTCCGGGTACCGAGGCCTATTCGGGCTACGTTGAGGACACGTTCGATACATTCGACATTCCGCACGTCACGACCGCCGCCTCACAGTTGGATCGGACTTTCACCGGAAGTGTCGTACACGATCTCCTGAACCTTGCCGAACCCGACTCCCGTGCCGAGGACCTCACGTCCCTGCTGGCGAATCCACTGGTCGATGTTGTCGAGGCCAACCAGGCCAACGCCGTCACGGCAGCTGCTCGCCGGCGTGACACGGTTTCGGTGTCGCCCCTGCTCGATGACGTCGACGACGAGGCCGCGGCGGTGATCGAGGATCTGCTGGCCACACTGGAGACGCTCCGAACGGGCGACGTCGAGGATGCAACCGAGACGCTCCGACGGCTGTTGGACGACCAGTTCGACCTGGAGGCGGCAACGGAGGACTACGCCAGCGGTGCCGAGCAAGCTGTCGAACTGCGGGCCCACGACCTCGTGGACGAGGTCCTCTCCTCGTTCGAGTCGCTGGCGGCCGTCAGTAGCGACCTCTCTCCATTGGCACTGCTCACTCGCGCCTTCGACGGCGTGCCGATTCGGGTCCCGCAACGTGCTGCCGGCGGCCACATCGAAGTGATGGGGTTGCTCGACGCCCGGATGCGGTCCTTCGAGAAGGTATTCCTCGTGGGGCTGACGAGTGACCATTTCCCGGTGACGCCAGAACGGCCGGCCTTCTTTGAGGAGATGACGGACATCCACCCGCGATTCGACACCGGAGACGAGCGACTCCGTGGCCGCTATCTCTTCGCGACGCTGCTCGCGAACGTCGACGAACTCACGATCACCACGCCCGAAACGGGCGACGACGAATCTGCCGTCGTCCGGTCACCGATCCTCGACGAACTTCAGCGCGTGACTGGAATCGAACCCGAAGACGGCGTCGACAACCGGGTGGGCTCCCGCGAAGACCTCCAGCGACACGTCGCTGAGACCACCGACCGACGTGCGGCAGTCAGCCGCGCCGGCGACCGAGGCGACCTCTCACCCGAGCAGACCAAGCGCACAGACCGGGGGCTTCGTTGTGCGGACAACAGGGGAACGACTGGCCTCTCCGAACACGACGGCGTGGTGGAACCCGAGACCGTCGCAGAGGTGTATCCCCCGTCGGAGCGGGAACCCTACAGCGCTAGTCGGATCGAGAGATACGTCGAGTGTGGCTTCAAATTCTACGCTGACAAGGTTCTCGGAATCGAAGATCCCGACGACGTTGAGGTCGTCCCTACACCCCTCGAAACCGGGTCGTACGTTCACGACGTCCTCGAACGGTTTTTCGCGGATTTACAGGACGAGACCGAGGATGGTGTCGATCTCACAGACTTCGACCGGGACGACCTGGCGACGCACCTTCGCGAGATCGCCGTCGAGGAACTCCGGGATGCTGACTTCGGGTACGAGGGCCTGTTCCACGAGCGGTGGAAGGCGGAGCTGTTCGCGGGTCTCGGTGACGATGGGAGCGCTCCGTACGAGGCCGGGAGCAAACCCCACAACGCGCCGGAACAGGGGTTGTTCACTACCTTCCTCGACAATGAACTCTCGCGAGATAGCGTCGCCCGCCCACACCTGTTAGAGGCACCGTTCGGCGAGGGGCTCCCCGACTCGGATGCGGGTCCGTTCACAGTTGAGCGACCGGACGGTTCGACCGTCTCGATTCGTGGATACATCGACCGCGTCGACGTGAGCCGGGATGGCGAGCAACCGATACTCACGCTGTACGACTACAAGACTGGTCGAGCACCGTATATGACCAAGACGACTGGCGGCACGAAGTTCCAGCTCCCCATCTATCTGCTCGCTGCGGCCAACGTCGTCGACGGTGATCTGTTCGAGCAGGGATCGCTTTCAGCGACGTACTATCAGGTGCGACCCCCCAACGACCTCAAGGTTCCACGCGGAGTCGAGTCGAAGTTCGATTCAGAGGTCGAACTCCGTCGTTTCCTGAACGATGTCGTTCCGGAGTGGTTGGGCCAGATCGACGAGGCGATCGGGAACGGACGGTTCCATACAACGCTCCTCTCTGCTCGGGGTGCGAACTGCCGATACTGTGACTACCGGCGGGCGTGCGATGTCCGCCATCACCGCAAGCGGGAGTTCGTCGGCGAGGTTCACGAGGACGATGCTGCGTACGTTCCGCTCCGTGTTCGCGACGACGAGGACATCGAGGCGGTGATGAGCGATGACTGA